One window of Gemmobacter aquarius genomic DNA carries:
- a CDS encoding glycosyltransferase gives MTIIAPPGASDARREPDAPYLSTTTVKLTAERLLEQGFVDIAIYNAEDLRSFVSTNPKLRRKQVLFVRDVEEVKRWEPGSIPDDVRLLANSHFVASRIWEKTEKRAEIVEPQFTFHPDRPVAVGDYVTFINPVRQKGLELACAIARLLPHRQFRFVEGWKQVESQRRMLAGMLVDLPNVEFVPWRQDVETHYLGARALLVPSQWEEGFGRVAVEANAYGVPVLASDIGGLPEAVGQGGWLIDPQAEPGVWAAALEEMLHDGSQRSTLLEGAAENAAYHVARSQSAARRVVEFVSLPDRLPRVPARPALPCVDVIMTHYNYTGYVSTAIASVLGQSYGDFRLTIIDDRSSEVERSALIRIVEQFADPRINLILGEENRGQIGAFFHAFGRCTSEFVALIDPDDVYMPDFLKLMLSAHLNPVLPTGIATCEMVTFQHGSGDLTRFFSRTRQRQRLEATKAEDADFHGRFGYGKYYPPAEKAWVWGTTSSLMCRRSCIENIVPDGGVKFRFDLDTYLSFGCHVQGGTLFLDTPLAARGRHGGNVAFADEIFSDGQNRNKASFQSGMSDLRVAAIRQIALAKSMGQDEIVEFSKLLPQEERAAFLGAMS, from the coding sequence GTGACCATCATCGCTCCGCCGGGTGCAAGCGATGCGAGACGTGAACCGGATGCGCCGTATCTTTCGACCACCACGGTCAAGCTGACCGCTGAACGGCTGCTGGAACAGGGGTTTGTGGACATTGCGATCTACAATGCCGAAGATCTGCGGTCCTTCGTTTCGACCAACCCCAAACTGCGCCGCAAGCAGGTTCTGTTTGTCCGGGACGTCGAGGAAGTCAAACGCTGGGAGCCTGGATCGATACCGGATGATGTTCGGCTGTTGGCCAATTCGCACTTTGTCGCATCGCGGATTTGGGAAAAGACAGAGAAACGTGCCGAGATCGTCGAGCCGCAGTTTACCTTTCACCCTGACCGGCCCGTTGCCGTTGGTGACTATGTCACATTTATCAATCCGGTGCGCCAGAAGGGGCTGGAACTGGCCTGCGCGATTGCCCGACTGCTGCCCCACCGCCAGTTCCGTTTCGTAGAAGGCTGGAAGCAAGTCGAGAGCCAGCGCCGCATGCTTGCGGGGATGCTGGTCGACCTGCCGAATGTGGAATTCGTGCCGTGGCGGCAGGATGTGGAAACCCACTACCTCGGAGCGCGCGCGCTGCTGGTGCCCAGCCAGTGGGAAGAAGGCTTTGGTCGTGTGGCGGTCGAGGCGAATGCCTATGGCGTGCCGGTGCTGGCTTCCGACATCGGCGGCTTGCCGGAAGCCGTGGGTCAAGGCGGGTGGCTGATCGATCCGCAAGCGGAGCCCGGGGTCTGGGCAGCGGCGCTTGAAGAAATGTTACACGATGGCAGCCAACGCAGCACCTTGCTTGAGGGCGCTGCCGAAAATGCCGCCTATCACGTTGCACGCTCGCAAAGCGCGGCCCGACGGGTCGTAGAGTTTGTGTCGCTGCCGGACCGCCTGCCTCGTGTCCCTGCCCGACCGGCCCTGCCATGCGTCGACGTCATCATGACGCATTACAACTATACCGGCTATGTAAGCACGGCGATTGCGAGTGTGCTTGGACAAAGCTACGGCGATTTCCGGCTGACCATCATCGATGACCGCTCGAGCGAGGTCGAACGCAGCGCCCTGATACGGATTGTAGAGCAGTTCGCCGATCCGAGGATAAATCTGATACTCGGCGAGGAGAACCGCGGACAGATCGGCGCTTTCTTTCATGCATTCGGCAGGTGCACGTCGGAATTCGTGGCGCTGATCGATCCGGATGATGTCTATATGCCGGATTTTCTGAAGCTGATGCTGTCGGCGCATCTTAATCCGGTCTTACCCACCGGGATTGCCACTTGCGAGATGGTGACGTTCCAGCACGGGTCAGGCGATCTGACGCGGTTTTTCTCACGCACGCGGCAAAGGCAACGACTGGAGGCGACTAAGGCGGAGGACGCAGATTTTCATGGCCGGTTCGGCTATGGCAAATACTACCCGCCCGCGGAAAAAGCTTGGGTCTGGGGGACGACATCAAGCCTGATGTGCAGGCGGTCGTGTATCGAGAACATCGTCCCGGATGGCGGGGTCAAGTTCCGGTTCGATCTAGACACCTATCTGTCCTTTGGCTGTCATGTTCAGGGGGGCACCCTGTTTCTTGACACCCCGCTGGCAGCGCGCGGGCGGCATGGGGGCAACGTGGCCTTTGCCGATGAAATCTTTTCCGACGGGCAGAACCGCAACAAAGCCAGTTTTCAATCGGGGATGAGCGACCTGCGCGTCGCGGCCATACGACAGATCGCTCTGGCGAAGTCGATGGGGCAGGACGAGATCGTCGAGTTCAGCAAATTGCTACCGCAAGAAGAGCGTGCCGCATTCCTTGGAGCAATGTCATGA